Proteins encoded in a region of the Antedon mediterranea chromosome 2, ecAntMedi1.1, whole genome shotgun sequence genome:
- the LOC140039209 gene encoding uncharacterized protein: protein MHHFSPLWTIAMGCGGSKQQTNAIPPLSLNNKKSQDDVSLSASNKQKVGTRTEDEEDNRNVCEEQTIVQPFTSSAPEEEENEITRHKDVDDEGYEDTTNQLPTCDTQYEDVTEEDNRNVCEEQTTVQPFTSSADDDDSRKATSLQKTDIKNENKLSSKPNVTEESNEAVTKESEGIVIKDIINNVHLECATGINGKEDSIKNVEEVVVLEEEIEKIEKNKTMEEKIKDNSSFTDGTSEQKNQTRTVESESNHGVHGNNDCIKEDRLSAVSNENDIPGHTSREECQESESSIDIVSSADNVIVEKNNVISTINDNNGSTGEVGDGSTDEIGNVTGEVNNGSPEEVGDVTGEVGNGSTEEVGNVTGEVGDGTTEEVDDGSTGKVGDCRTEDFNNNGGLVKQVKTDIEKTKEDTKDDQLKFNQSLRSYCRLVNPDAMKTVATHAVTELYLERALPGIGDVFTHILANIGQLTVLDLSGNHIGPQAFHAVVLALKTNKTLRSLNVSNNKTDTQCSESLGIMLAKNDTLEELDVSSNQLGRDFFSRSVGLAMNTNSTLRVLRCASCGFADLSILLDSLSGNSTISELDFSHNHIVNGTELGEKLAVLLAKSSSLSVLKVKATNISGEGMQKVQKSLEANTVLTNLHIGGNQMLHCNAMLQFLITCFNHVGLKNLSLQDTTFKEIHLVFDDITANQDTESNLIQLNLSNCCLVDSMFQTLVGLMPSGLSNLHILNVTNNNGLTSDRVKDFAQLTSDGSGKSNLQELIYGVNEAENLPFSLSMYQNLSSLDLRKCQIATSNLVQVAFFMNKPDGISSLCLDGQKLSGTDVLQVMLSNGSDNSLESLSLIGCALNDDDMEPITSALKSGLGLKSLKLSANRITDNSIEEMVQAFILQEDYALECIHLANNKISCEGAIQISKLLLSCSALHTLILSRNHIGANGLKTVIEAVRSDSRLRLLDLNGQAHPIDEEDMEEILTVLAHALGYTVERNEYGQVSMSSNGLVSISKDLTVLLTNLGSMTGNVGQAVDGCIIKTDYSKDHWPYLGLQEVLTLSTVLKGHSPTGRVHLTKEEWNLIIGEGKDPCVPSWLQVDTHRDRAVYLAGLPASVSANRLEGDLDSEADCVISEVCIMKDPILQKPNGLCWILMSDTDSVEKAVRLYESGQARLFNQAYIISRLDVIITDVVLEGVENKAQEEMERRAKQRVAENEEHRALLETSFVASKARHEYAAANPAYADGRVW from the exons ATGCATCACTTCTCCCCTCTCTGGACG ATTGCAATGGGATGTGGCGGATCCAAACAGCAGACAAACGCTATACCTCCACTaagtttaaacaataaaaaatctCAAGATGATGTATCACTAAGTGCTAGTAATAAGCAGAAAGTAGGCACAAGAACGGAAGATGAGGAGGATAATAGGAATGTGTGCGAAGAACAGACAATCGTGCAACCTTTTACATCATCAGCTCCTGAAGAAGAAGAGAACGAAATAACTAGGCAtaaagatgttgatgatgaaGGATATGAAGATACTACAAATCAATTGCCTACATGTGACACCCAATATGAGGATGTTACAGAGGAGGATAATAGGAATGTGTGCGAAGAACAGACAACCGTGCAACCGTTTACATCATCAGCGGATGATGATGATTCAAGAAAAGCAACATCTTTGCAGAAAAcagatattaaaaatgaaaataaacttAGCAGTAAGCCTAATGTAACAGAAGAATCAAATGAAGCAGTAACAAAGGAGAGTGAAGGCATTGTTATTAAAGACATTATAAACAACGTACATTTAGAATGTGCTACAGGTATTAATGGCAAGGAAGattcaataaaaaatgttgaagaaGTAGTTGTACTGGAAGAAGAGATTGAaaagatagaaaaaaataaaaccatggaagagaaaataaaagataattcTAGCTTCACAGATGGAACCAGTGAACAGAAGAATCAAACCAGAACTGTTGAATCTGAAAGTAACCATGGGGTGCATGGAAATAATGACTGTATTAAGGAAGACAGATTGTCTGCTGTATCAAATGAGAATGACATTCCTGGTCATACATCTAGAGAGGAATGCCAAGAAAGTGAATCAAGCATTGATATTGTGTCATCTGCAGATAATGTTATTGTTGAAAAGAACAATGTGATATCTACTATCAATGATAATAATGGCAGTACTGGTGAAGTTGGAGATGGTAGTACTGATGAAATTGGTAATGTCACTGGTGAAGTTAATAATGGCAGTCCTGAGGAAGTCGGTGATGTCACTGGTGAAGTTGGTAATGGCAGTACTGAAGAAGTTGGTAATGTCACTGGTGAAGTTGGTGATGGCACTACTGAAGAAGTTGATGATGGCAGTACTGGAAAAGTTGGTGATTGCAGAACTGAAGACTTCAATAACAATGGTGGACTTGTAAAGCAAGTGAAAACTGATATTG AAAAGACTAAAGAAGACACGAAAGATGACCAACTAAAATTCAACCAATCACTTAGAAGCTATTGTAGGCTTGTGAATCCTGATGCCATGAAAACAGTAGCAACACATGCAGTTACAGAACTTTATCTTGAGAGAGCCCTTCCAGGAATTGGAGATGTATTCACACATATTCTTGCTAACATTGGCCAATTGACA GTGCTGGATCTGTCAGGCAACCATATAGGACCCCAGGCATTCCATGCTGTAGTCTTGGCGTTGAAAACCAATAAAACATTAAGATCCTTAAATGTCTCAAATAATAAGACAGACACACAGTGTTCG GAGAGTCTTGGAATTATGTTGGCAAAGAATGATACCTTAGAAGAATTAGATGTATCTAGTAACCAGCTTGGTAGAGATTTCTTCTCCAGAAGCGTCGGTCTAGCTATGAATACAAATTCAACTTTAAGAGTATTAAG ATGTGCTAGTTGTGGTTTTGCAGATCTATCCATACTACTCGATAGCTTGTCCGGAAACAGCACAATTTCTGAGTTAGATTTTAGCCATAATCACATTGTCAACGGAACAGAATTGGGAGAGAAGCTAGCAGTATTACTAGCT AAATCTTCAAGCCTAAGTGTTCTGAAAGTCAAAGCTACCAACATAAGTGGCGAGGGAATGCAGAAAGTGCAAAAATCATTAGAAGCAAACACTGTCCTTACAAATCTTCATATTGGTGGTAATCAg ATGCTGCACTGTAATGCTATGCTTCAATTCTTGATCACTTGTTTTAATCATGTTGGCTTAAAAAACCTCAGTTTGCAAGATACTACTTTTAAAGAAATACATTTGGTATTTGATG ACATAACAGCAAACCAAGATACGGAATCCAATCTAATACAGCTGAATTTATCAAACTGTTGTTTAGTAGACTCAATGTTCCAGACTTTGGTTGGTTTGATGCCAAGTGGCTTAAGtaatttacacattttaaatgttacCAACAACAATGGATTAACATCAGATCGTGTTAAAGACTTTGCTCAATTAACTTCTG ATGGTAGTGGTAAAAGCAATCTGCAAGAACTAATTTATGGCGTGAATGAAGCTGAAAATCTTCCATTCTCTCTGTCCATGTATCAGAACTTATCCAGTTTGGATCTTCGGAAATGTCAGATTGCCACCTCTAACCTTGTGCAAGTTGCATTCTTCATGAATAAGCCAGACGGCATCTCTTCCTTGTGTCTGGATGGACAAAAGCTTTCTGGTACTGATGTGCTTCAGGTTATGTTATCAAATG GCTCTGATAACAGTTTAGAATCCCTGTCACTGATTGGCTGTGCTTTGAATGATGATGACATGGAACCAATCACATCTGCTCTTAAGTCAGGTCTTGGTTTGAAGTCACTTAAACTATCAGCCAATAGGATTACAGATAACAGCATTGAAGAAATGGTGCAAGCATTTATATTACAAGAGGACTATGCCTTAGAATGCATACATTTAGCAAACAACAAG ATTTCTTGTGAAGGAGCAATTCAAATATCCAAACTTCTTCTTAGTTGCTCGGCATTACACACACTTATTCTGTCACGTAACCACATTGGTGCTAATGGCCTGAAGACTGTTATTGAAGCTGTAAGGTCTGATTCACGATTAAGACTACTGGATTTGAATGGCCAAGCGCATCCAATAGATGAAGAGGACATGGAAGAAATCCTGACAGTACTGGCACATGCCTTAG GTTATACGGTTGAGAGAAATGAATACGGACAGGTTTCTATGTCATCAAACGGCTTAGTTAGCATCAGTAAAGATCTTACTGTTTTGCTTACTAACCTGGGCAGCATGACTGGTAATGTGGGTCAGGCGGTTGATGGATGCATTATAAAGACTGACTACAGTAAAGATCATTGGCCATACTTAGGTCTGCAAGAAGTACTGACATTAAGTACAGTCTTGAAGGGCCATTCACCAACAG GAAGGGTTCACCTAACAAAAGAAGAATGGAATCTGATTATTGGTGAAGGAAAAGACCCTTGTGTACCCTCATGGCTACAg gTTGATACCCATAGAGATAGAGCTGTGTACTTGGCGGGTCTTCCGGCAAGTGTATCAGCCAATAGGCTTGAAGGAGACCTAGACAGTGAAGCCGATTGTGTTATCAGTGAAGTCTGTATCATGAAG gaTCCTATTTTACAAAAACCAAATGGCTTATGCTGGATATTAATGTCAGACACAGACTCAGTTGAGAAAGCAGTCAGACTATATGAATCAGGCCAG GCTCGTTTATTTAACCAGGCCTATATAATATCTAGACTGGATGTTATCATTACTGATGTGGTGTTAGAAGGGGTAGAAAATAAAGCACA ggaAGAGATGGAGCGACGAGCGAAACAACGAGTTGCTGAGAATGAGGAGCATCGTGCTCTTCTTGAGACAAGTTTTGTGGCATCAAAAGCAAGACATGAATATGCTGCTGCTAACCCAGCCTACGCTGATGGCAGGGTATGGTAG